The DNA window CGGTGGTCACTACCACGGCGGCTGCGGCTCGCGCGATGTCGGCGTCCATGTGAGGATAGCCGTCGATCTGACAATTGCCGAAGCGGTCGGCACGGTGCACGTGTAGCACGGCCACGTCCGGAAACAGGGCGGGAATGGCGGCGACGGTGGCGCCCGTGTACGGGTCCACGACGGTCTTGAGCCCGGTGGTGCCGGCCAAGTCCGAGCCGAGCATGGTGAGCGCCGGAACGAAGGGCACCCCCATCGCGGCGGAGCGAAAGCGCAAGCCCAGGGCCAGGTGGCTCCATTCCTCGAAGGCGACCCGTCCGCCTTCGACGTGCTCCCGCATGATCCGCGACACGCCCCAGGGCAGGCCGATGGACATCCACGAGGTCATCACACGCTCGACGGCGCCCGCCACCATCATCAGCTCGCCCTCGGTGCACATGAGATTGCGCACCAGGGTCAGGCCGCGGCGGCGGTGGCGCAACAGTTCGCGGACCACGGCGAGTGGCGTGCGGGAGAAGAGGCACCCCCCAACCGCCACCGTGTCGCCATCGCGGACCCGGGCCGCCGCATCATCGAGACTGGTGAGCTTGTCGCCGGCGGACTTCGGTTTCGTCTCGAGCCGCTGACGGGCCGTGACGAACTCGGGTGTCGCTATGTCAGGACCTCCCAGGCGGCCTGGTAGCGATCGAGCTCCCGCCGGGTGCGCTCGTCCATCACGTGCTCACGCTCGGGCACCTCGATCCGCTTGGCCTCCCCGCACAGCGCCGTGGTGAAGTACCGCTGGCCGGTGTCGTTGGCCATGGTGACGATGGGCGCCAGGCCGGGATGACGCCGGGCGAGCTTGACGGCCGCCGCCACGTTGCCGCCGGTGGAGATTCCGCAGAAGATCCCCTCCTCGGCAGCCAGACGTCTGGCCGTGGCGATCGCCTGCTCAGTCGTGATGGTGATCACGCCGTTCAGGAGCGAGACGTCGAGATTCTCGGGGATGAACCCGTCCCCGATGCCCTCGATACCGTGGGGCCCCCAGGCGCGCCGGGCCAGCAGCGCGCATTCGTCGGGCTCCACCGCGTACAGGCGAATCCGGTCGTCCTGCTCGCGCAGGTAGCGGCCCACTCCGGACAGGGTGCCGCCGCTGCCCTGCGCGGCCGCGAAGGCCCCGATGACGCCGCCGCACTGTTCCCAGATCTCGGGTCCCGTGGTGCGATAGTGGGCCTCGATATTGTCGGTGTTGGAGAACTGCCCGGGTACCCAGTAGCCGGTCGAATCACCCGCGCGGATCTCACCGAGCCGCCTGAGCGCGAGGTCGACGTCGCTTTCCCCCC is part of the Candidatus Methylomirabilota bacterium genome and encodes:
- a CDS encoding CoA-transferase produces the protein MGGPDIATPEFVTARQRLETKPKSAGDKLTSLDDAAARVRDGDTVAVGGCLFSRTPLAVVRELLRHRRRGLTLVRNLMCTEGELMMVAGAVERVMTSWMSIGLPWGVSRIMREHVEGGRVAFEEWSHLALGLRFRSAAMGVPFVPALTMLGSDLAGTTGLKTVVDPYTGATVAAIPALFPDVAVLHVHRADRFGNCQIDGYPHMDADIARAAAAVVVTTEELVPEEETRRHPDRTAIPGFLVDALVHVPFGSFPHECYGLYEADFDHFDAYVRSIQHAGSRAVEEYLDRYVYSPPSFADYLELFGGARLAQQCRLARELTSEGASTSEGASTAPSEASPRIEGAGKARARNA
- a CDS encoding PLP-dependent cysteine synthase family protein, which translates into the protein MPILWDAYRHGLTSITEAVGRTPLVRLSRVTRGIVPAIYLKLEWYSPTGSLKDRIYLYMFERAEARGELRPGMRVLECSTGNAGIACAFVAAVKGYPCTVVMPEGMSDERKKIMRAYGADLVFTPGGESDVDLALRRLGEIRAGDSTGYWVPGQFSNTDNIEAHYRTTGPEIWEQCGGVIGAFAAAQGSGGTLSGVGRYLREQDDRIRLYAVEPDECALLARRAWGPHGIEGIGDGFIPENLDVSLLNGVITITTEQAIATARRLAAEEGIFCGISTGGNVAAAVKLARRHPGLAPIVTMANDTGQRYFTTALCGEAKRIEVPEREHVMDERTRRELDRYQAAWEVLT